One genomic segment of Aquipluma nitroreducens includes these proteins:
- a CDS encoding ThuA domain-containing protein codes for MKILFKGVMLILLSLLFCLNLQAQFPRFKVLAFYSKQVERDHVLFANDAIRFFKDLTSGGGFVFDTTSTMSDLNDVKLKNYQLVMMINDFPQNTEQRESFRRYMENGGGWFGFHVAAYNDHDTNWPWELDFLGGGVFYRNNWPPMPAKLVVDDPKHEITKGLPASFIAPINEWYQWEPSPRERKNIKVLVSLSPDNYPFGLKDIVPDGDFPVVWTNTDYRMIYLNMGHGSQIFTDATQNKLIIDAFRWVIVTDKKGNIFDN; via the coding sequence ATGAAAATACTGTTTAAAGGCGTTATGCTTATCCTCTTAAGCCTTCTGTTTTGCCTGAACTTGCAGGCACAGTTTCCGCGATTTAAAGTGCTTGCATTTTATAGCAAACAGGTTGAACGAGATCATGTTCTGTTCGCAAACGATGCAATCCGGTTTTTTAAGGATCTGACCAGTGGCGGTGGCTTTGTGTTCGATACCACCAGCACGATGTCCGATTTAAATGATGTCAAACTGAAAAATTATCAACTGGTCATGATGATTAACGATTTTCCGCAGAATACGGAGCAGCGTGAATCTTTCCGGAGATACATGGAAAACGGTGGTGGCTGGTTTGGTTTTCATGTGGCTGCATACAACGATCACGATACCAATTGGCCATGGGAACTCGATTTTCTGGGTGGTGGTGTTTTTTACCGCAATAATTGGCCGCCCATGCCTGCCAAATTGGTGGTCGACGATCCAAAGCATGAAATTACCAAAGGATTGCCTGCTTCATTTATTGCACCCATCAACGAATGGTATCAGTGGGAACCGAGTCCACGCGAGCGAAAAAACATCAAAGTTCTGGTTTCACTTTCTCCAGATAATTATCCGTTTGGCCTGAAAGATATTGTTCCTGATGGCGACTTTCCGGTGGTTTGGACGAATACGGATTACCGTATGATTTATCTGAATATGGGCCATGGATCACAGATTTTTACTGATGCAACACAAAATAAGCTTATCATCGATGCTTTTCGGTGGGTAATTGTCACCGATAAAAAGGGAAATATATTTGATAATTAA
- a CDS encoding NAD(P)H-dependent oxidoreductase, which produces MALLDDLKWRYATKKYDPTKKVAQEDVDKIIEAARLAPTSSGLQQFRVIVITNQELKDKIVPIARDQQIVADCSHLLVFVAWDKYTTERIDGQYDFITDERELPRGRFGSYTDRLKSLYLSQTSDENFVHTARQAYIGFGMAIAQAAELKVDSTPMEGFNPNMLDELLDLRSKGLRSVLLLPLGYRDAENDWLEKMKKVRKSTDEFVIHYK; this is translated from the coding sequence ATGGCATTATTAGATGATTTAAAATGGCGATACGCCACCAAAAAGTATGATCCTACGAAAAAAGTAGCTCAGGAAGATGTAGACAAAATTATTGAAGCCGCACGACTGGCGCCAACTTCTTCAGGATTGCAACAGTTTCGGGTAATCGTAATTACCAATCAGGAATTAAAGGACAAAATAGTTCCGATTGCAAGGGATCAGCAAATTGTTGCTGATTGTTCGCACCTCTTGGTATTTGTTGCCTGGGATAAATATACCACTGAAAGAATTGACGGGCAGTATGACTTTATTACCGATGAAAGAGAATTACCTCGCGGAAGATTTGGCTCATACACTGATCGGTTAAAATCGCTGTATCTGAGTCAAACCAGCGATGAAAATTTTGTACATACTGCAAGGCAGGCATACATTGGATTTGGAATGGCAATTGCTCAGGCTGCAGAGCTGAAAGTTGACAGCACCCCTATGGAAGGTTTCAATCCAAATATGCTCGACGAATTGCTCGATCTCCGGTCGAAAGGGCTAAGAAGTGTTTTGTTATTGCCGTTGGGTTACCGCGATGCTGAAAACGACTGGTTAGAGAAAATGAAAAAAGTCAGGAAATCGACTGACGAGTTTGTAATCCATTACAAATAA